The proteins below are encoded in one region of Pseudonocardia sp. DSM 110487:
- a CDS encoding LuxR family transcriptional regulator, translated as MSSGAVRRRLLGRRSECESLGRLVANVRAGRSQVLVLRGEAGVGKSALVDYLVGSAAGCRIARAVGVESEMELPFAGLHQLCVPMMGHLDRLPGPQRDALSVAFGLSTGSAPDRFLVGLAVLNLLAEVAEEQPLVCVFDDAQWLDQVSAQTLAFVARRLLAERAALVFAVREPVLAPAHPLTGMPELVVTGLRDGDARALLESAVPGRIDERIRDRIVAETRGNPLALLELPRGLTAAELTGGFGRPDARPLAGQIEQSFLRRIEALPIATQRLLLTAAAEPLGDVSLLRRVAERLAIEPNASVAAEAAGLIEIGVRVRFRHPLVRSAAYRAASAKDRQAVHRALAAATDPESDPDRRAWHRAHGVVEPDESVAGELERSADRAQARGGIAAAAVFLKRSTELTPDPVNRVARALAAAHASFEAGSSDAASELLAAAELGPLGELQRARLARLRARIVLTRRRGRDAVPFLVDAADQLERLGDGQAREAYLESLAAAVFAGRLLGQNGLREVAEAAMAAPPASRPPRPIDMLLDGLVARFTKGYVSGAPLLKRALQAFRQDSRPDEDDFIRWFWLAWFVAGDMWDDETSHELTTRAVRLAREAGALNVLPLALTHRAAVHLHAGEFAAASELVEECDALTEATGHAPMGYSKLSLAAWRGEAGVAPVPFQSDVQDGISWGEGRAIGGVEYVRAVLYNGLGRYQEALACAKRGCEFEDLGVFGFTLVELVEAGVRGGALEVAGAAMRRLEERTDASGTDWALGARARSAALLADGRSADSLYREAIERLERTRVNVHLARAHLVYGEWLRRENRRVDARAQLRTAYEMLQRFGASGFAERARRELQATGETVRRRSADVRDVLTAQEAQIARLAGEGMTNSEIGAELFISPRTVEWHLRKVFTKLDVSSRNKLRGALTRA; from the coding sequence ATGTCGAGCGGCGCTGTCCGGCGCAGGTTGCTCGGCAGGCGTAGCGAGTGCGAGTCGCTCGGTCGGCTCGTGGCGAACGTCAGGGCGGGTCGGAGCCAGGTCCTGGTCCTGCGCGGTGAGGCGGGGGTCGGCAAGTCCGCGCTGGTGGACTACCTGGTGGGCAGCGCAGCGGGGTGCCGGATCGCGCGCGCCGTCGGCGTCGAGTCCGAGATGGAGCTGCCGTTCGCCGGGCTGCACCAGCTGTGCGTGCCGATGATGGGGCATCTCGATCGCCTTCCCGGCCCGCAGCGGGATGCACTGTCCGTCGCGTTCGGGCTGAGCACGGGCAGCGCGCCGGATCGGTTCCTGGTCGGGTTGGCGGTGCTCAACCTGCTGGCCGAGGTGGCGGAGGAACAGCCCCTCGTCTGTGTGTTCGACGACGCGCAGTGGCTCGATCAGGTCTCCGCGCAGACGCTGGCCTTCGTCGCGCGTCGGCTGCTCGCGGAACGGGCGGCGTTGGTGTTCGCGGTGCGCGAACCGGTGCTCGCCCCGGCCCACCCGTTGACGGGAATGCCGGAGCTCGTGGTCACGGGCCTGCGCGACGGTGACGCCCGTGCGCTTCTTGAGTCGGCGGTCCCCGGGCGGATCGACGAGCGGATCAGGGACCGGATAGTCGCCGAGACCCGAGGCAATCCGCTCGCCCTTCTGGAGTTGCCACGGGGATTGACGGCGGCGGAGCTCACCGGTGGGTTCGGGCGTCCGGACGCGCGGCCGCTCGCCGGCCAGATCGAGCAGAGTTTCCTGCGGCGCATCGAGGCGCTCCCGATCGCGACGCAACGGCTGCTCCTCACCGCGGCCGCCGAGCCGCTGGGGGACGTGTCGTTGTTGCGGCGGGTGGCCGAGAGGCTCGCCATCGAGCCGAACGCCTCGGTCGCTGCCGAGGCGGCGGGGCTGATCGAGATCGGGGTGCGGGTGCGGTTCCGGCACCCGCTCGTGCGCTCGGCCGCGTATCGCGCGGCGAGCGCCAAGGACCGCCAGGCCGTGCATCGCGCGCTGGCCGCCGCGACCGATCCCGAGTCCGATCCGGATCGCCGCGCATGGCATCGGGCACACGGGGTGGTGGAACCCGACGAGTCGGTGGCAGGCGAGCTGGAGCGCTCAGCCGACCGGGCGCAGGCCAGGGGCGGAATCGCCGCCGCGGCCGTGTTCCTGAAACGCTCGACCGAGCTGACGCCCGATCCGGTCAACCGCGTCGCACGTGCGCTGGCCGCAGCGCACGCCAGCTTCGAGGCAGGATCCTCCGACGCAGCCTCCGAGCTGCTCGCCGCAGCGGAGCTGGGTCCGCTCGGCGAGCTGCAGCGCGCGCGGCTGGCCCGACTCCGTGCCCGAATAGTGCTCACCCGCCGGCGCGGCCGCGACGCGGTGCCGTTCCTGGTCGATGCGGCCGACCAACTCGAACGACTCGGCGACGGACAGGCCAGGGAGGCCTACCTCGAGTCGCTGGCTGCCGCGGTCTTCGCCGGTCGCCTGCTCGGTCAGAACGGGCTGCGGGAGGTGGCCGAGGCCGCCATGGCAGCGCCGCCGGCCTCGCGGCCACCACGGCCGATCGACATGCTCCTGGACGGGCTGGTGGCGCGGTTCACCAAGGGCTACGTCTCGGGTGCGCCGCTTCTGAAGCGGGCGCTGCAGGCGTTCCGGCAGGACTCCCGACCCGACGAGGACGACTTCATACGCTGGTTCTGGCTGGCGTGGTTCGTCGCAGGCGACATGTGGGACGACGAGACGTCGCACGAGCTGACCACGCGCGCGGTCCGGCTGGCTCGCGAGGCCGGCGCGCTCAACGTCCTCCCCTTGGCCCTGACCCACCGTGCTGCCGTGCACCTGCACGCCGGAGAGTTCGCCGCGGCCTCGGAGCTGGTCGAGGAGTGCGACGCGCTCACGGAGGCCACCGGCCACGCGCCCATGGGGTACTCCAAGCTGTCGCTCGCCGCCTGGCGCGGCGAGGCTGGTGTGGCCCCGGTGCCGTTCCAGTCCGATGTCCAGGACGGGATCTCGTGGGGCGAGGGACGAGCCATCGGTGGGGTCGAATACGTGCGGGCGGTGCTGTACAACGGCCTCGGCCGCTACCAGGAGGCCCTGGCCTGCGCGAAACGGGGGTGCGAGTTCGAGGATCTGGGTGTCTTCGGGTTCACGCTCGTCGAGCTCGTCGAGGCCGGTGTTCGAGGTGGTGCCCTCGAGGTGGCCGGTGCTGCCATGCGACGACTCGAGGAGCGAACCGACGCCAGTGGCACGGATTGGGCGCTCGGCGCCCGAGCCCGGTCGGCCGCGTTGCTCGCCGACGGCCGGTCCGCGGACTCGCTGTACCGCGAGGCGATCGAGCGCCTCGAACGCACCCGCGTCAACGTCCACCTCGCCCGTGCCCATCTGGTGTACGGCGAATGGCTGCGCCGGGAGAACCGGCGCGTCGACGCGCGTGCGCAGCTCCGAACCGCGTACGAGATGCTGCAGCGCTTCGGTGCCTCCGGGTTCGCCGAGCGCGCTCGTCGCGAGCTCCAGGCCACCGGCGAGACGGTCCGCCGACGCTCGGCCGACGTGCGTGACGTGCTCACCGCGCAGGAGGCCCAGATCGCCCGCCTGGCCGGCGAGGGGATGACGAACTCCGAGATCGGCGCCGAACTGTTCATCAGCCCCCGCACCGTCGAATGGCACCTGCGCAAGGTGTTCACCAAGCTCGACGTCAGCTCGCGCAACAAGCTCCGCGGTGCGCTGACCCGCGCCTGA
- a CDS encoding peroxidase family protein, with amino-acid sequence MSTPNGDDAFLNELEKDVRAELDRAEASEPDDEVNGVPIGEWLFDPADVQREEVGLRSLLGAVQAMENGSRPKPAPAHPHGIHVAARGHCLSLVRAVDRPTGAARYGRMFPDLDPLGTDPQLLMRAGGNGGICDAAAVLGGLSPGDDDASEAAGWPFFGQLIAHDITADRSPVEGDVAPDALRNARAPKLNLEMLYSDGPVGSPYLFDVADPAKFLLGPDGADAPRNQQGIALIGDPRNDVHLFALTLHVALLGAHNRTVDLLRENGVPEAEVFERARIILTWHYQWIMVHDFLPRLVGASLVERVLAEGSRWFTPAPGQAYIPLEFADAAFRYGHGQIRHTYRLVDGGPLVPLFPDLVGFGPQPADRRLDLAQVFDLPGRPPAQRAKRLDGRLATSLIGLPEQVTGAVDTAAYRSLAVRDLLRGETTALPSGEAVAHVMNVSPLTVDELDQAWPHGTPLWFYILKEAEHRGGGDRLGPVGGRIVAEVLIGLLRADPASYLSLEPDWEPILPAAGPDFGLADLLTLGTTRDRAAGAAGP; translated from the coding sequence ATGAGCACCCCGAACGGCGATGACGCCTTCCTGAACGAGCTGGAGAAGGACGTCAGGGCGGAGCTCGACCGGGCGGAGGCCAGCGAGCCGGACGACGAGGTCAACGGCGTCCCGATCGGCGAATGGCTGTTCGATCCCGCGGATGTCCAGCGCGAAGAAGTCGGGCTCCGCAGCCTTCTCGGCGCGGTGCAGGCCATGGAGAACGGCTCCCGGCCCAAGCCGGCCCCGGCACACCCGCACGGCATCCACGTGGCCGCCCGCGGCCACTGCCTCAGCCTGGTGCGGGCCGTGGACCGGCCCACTGGGGCGGCGCGCTACGGGCGGATGTTCCCGGACCTGGACCCGCTGGGCACCGACCCGCAGCTGCTGATGCGGGCGGGTGGCAACGGCGGGATCTGCGACGCCGCCGCCGTGCTGGGCGGGCTGAGCCCTGGCGACGACGACGCCTCCGAGGCCGCGGGGTGGCCGTTCTTCGGCCAGCTGATCGCCCACGACATCACCGCCGATCGCTCGCCCGTCGAAGGCGACGTCGCGCCCGATGCGCTGCGCAACGCCCGCGCCCCGAAGCTCAATCTGGAGATGCTCTACTCGGACGGCCCGGTCGGGTCGCCGTACCTGTTCGACGTCGCCGACCCGGCGAAGTTCCTGCTCGGACCGGACGGCGCCGACGCGCCGCGCAACCAGCAGGGCATTGCCCTTATCGGCGACCCCCGCAACGACGTGCACCTGTTCGCGCTGACCCTGCATGTCGCCCTGCTGGGGGCGCACAACCGCACCGTCGACCTGCTGCGCGAGAACGGGGTGCCCGAGGCCGAGGTCTTCGAGCGGGCACGGATCATCCTCACCTGGCACTACCAGTGGATCATGGTCCACGACTTCCTGCCCCGTCTCGTCGGGGCGAGCCTCGTCGAGCGCGTGCTCGCCGAGGGCAGCCGGTGGTTCACGCCCGCGCCCGGGCAGGCCTACATCCCGCTGGAGTTCGCCGACGCGGCGTTCCGCTACGGCCACGGCCAGATCCGGCACACCTACCGGCTCGTCGACGGCGGTCCCCTGGTGCCGCTCTTCCCCGACCTCGTCGGGTTCGGCCCGCAACCCGCCGATCGTCGCCTGGATCTCGCGCAGGTCTTCGATCTGCCGGGACGCCCGCCCGCGCAGCGCGCCAAACGTCTCGACGGCCGGCTCGCGACCAGCCTCATCGGCCTTCCAGAGCAGGTCACCGGCGCGGTCGACACCGCCGCCTACCGTTCACTCGCGGTCCGCGACCTGCTGCGCGGCGAGACCACCGCGCTGCCCAGCGGCGAGGCGGTCGCGCACGTCATGAACGTCTCGCCGCTGACGGTGGACGAGCTGGATCAGGCGTGGCCGCACGGCACGCCGCTGTGGTTCTACATCCTCAAGGAGGCCGAGCACCGCGGCGGCGGTGACCGGCTCGGCCCGGTGGGCGGCCGGATCGTGGCGGAGGTCCTGATCGGGCTGCTGCGCGCCGACCCGGCGAGCTACCTGAGCCTGGAACCGGACTGGGAGCCGATCCTGCCCGCAGCCGGACCGGACTTCGGCCTTGCGGATCTGCTCACCCTCGGTACCACGCGCGACCGAGCGGCCGGCGCCGCCGGCCCCTGA
- a CDS encoding SDR family oxidoreductase: protein MKVVVIGGTGLIGSKLVAKLGEHGHEAVPAAPNTGVNTLTGEGLAEVLDGAAVVVDVSNSPSFADDAVMEFFRTSTTNLLEYSAKAGVGHYVALSVVGTDQLAEAGYFRAKIEQERLIREADRPYSIVHATQFFEFVRGIADLSTVDGKVLLPPVLFQPMASDDVAAGVGRVAVGEPLNGIREIGGPEQFRLDELVRKALAARNDPREVVTDEKARYSGALIGERTLLPGPDAQLGEITLGTWLAQQK from the coding sequence GTGAAGGTTGTTGTGATCGGTGGGACCGGGCTGATCGGGTCGAAGCTGGTGGCCAAGCTGGGCGAGCACGGCCACGAGGCGGTGCCGGCTGCCCCGAACACCGGAGTGAACACGCTGACGGGCGAGGGGCTCGCCGAAGTGCTCGACGGGGCGGCCGTCGTGGTCGACGTGTCGAACTCGCCGTCGTTCGCCGACGACGCGGTGATGGAGTTCTTCCGGACCTCGACCACGAACCTGCTGGAGTACTCGGCGAAGGCGGGGGTGGGGCACTACGTGGCGCTGTCGGTGGTCGGCACCGACCAGCTGGCGGAGGCGGGCTACTTCCGCGCGAAGATCGAGCAGGAGAGGCTGATCCGGGAGGCGGATCGGCCGTACTCGATCGTGCACGCCACGCAGTTCTTCGAGTTCGTCCGGGGCATCGCAGACCTGAGCACGGTCGACGGCAAGGTCCTCCTGCCGCCGGTCCTGTTCCAGCCGATGGCGTCCGACGACGTCGCCGCCGGGGTCGGCCGCGTCGCGGTGGGGGAGCCGCTGAACGGGATCCGCGAGATCGGCGGCCCCGAGCAGTTCCGGCTGGACGAGCTGGTGCGCAAGGCCCTCGCGGCGAGGAACGACCCGCGCGAGGTCGTCACCGACGAGAAGGCGCGTTACTCCGGCGCGCTGATCGGCGAGCGGACGCTGCTGCCGGGGCCGGACGCCCAGCTCGGGGAGATCACCCTCGGCACCTGGCTCGCCCAGCAGAAGTGA
- a CDS encoding cupin domain-containing protein, which produces MTVDHSHHIDDPNRTTPPPQFTVAGSVPTPPMPDQSEAMTIVVTLPPGSTGSPPHRHSGPAFGYVIEGEMIFELEGDPERVVRAGETFWEPGGDLIHYQDGNNLADGQTRFVVTMFCVPGQPMLVPVSAEELEERRPRRAPRPSGSRS; this is translated from the coding sequence ATGACCGTCGACCACTCGCACCACATCGACGACCCGAACCGGACGACGCCCCCGCCACAGTTCACGGTTGCCGGCTCTGTGCCGACCCCGCCGATGCCGGATCAGTCCGAGGCGATGACCATCGTCGTCACCCTGCCGCCGGGGAGCACCGGCAGCCCGCCGCACCGGCACTCCGGTCCCGCCTTCGGGTACGTGATCGAGGGCGAGATGATCTTCGAGCTGGAGGGCGATCCCGAGCGCGTGGTGCGCGCCGGGGAGACGTTCTGGGAGCCCGGCGGCGACCTCATCCACTACCAGGACGGCAACAACCTCGCCGACGGGCAGACGCGGTTCGTCGTGACCATGTTCTGCGTCCCCGGCCAGCCGATGCTCGTCCCGGTGAGCGCGGAGGAGCTCGAGGAACGCCGCCCTCGCCGTGCGCCGCGTCCGTCGGGAAGCCGATCATGA
- a CDS encoding alpha/beta hydrolase produces MSRPVLEPAAQEIADATAKPPFLYELDVEGARKVLDDIQAAPIEKLDVAEKWIAVPADVGPVTVRIVKPVGATGVLPTVLYMHGGGWVLGNAGTHDRLVRELAVGANAAVVFVEYDRSPEARYPLAIEQGYAAARWITEFGRSEGLDASRLAIAGDSVGGNMSAALTIMAKQRGDVTFVHQSLYYPVTDAAQDTASYREFADGPYLTAKGMAWFWDAYTTDPAERAEITASPLRASLEELAGLPPAFVVVDENDVLRDEGEAYARRLTQAGVPTTSVRYNGTLHDFMMLNPVRGTRAATAAIEQAIRVLRGALGTG; encoded by the coding sequence ATGAGCCGGCCCGTCCTCGAACCCGCGGCGCAGGAGATCGCGGACGCGACCGCCAAGCCGCCGTTCCTGTACGAGCTCGACGTGGAGGGCGCCCGGAAGGTCCTCGACGACATCCAGGCCGCCCCTATCGAGAAGCTCGACGTCGCCGAGAAGTGGATCGCCGTGCCGGCCGACGTCGGGCCGGTGACGGTCCGCATCGTCAAGCCGGTCGGGGCGACGGGGGTGCTGCCGACAGTCCTCTACATGCACGGTGGGGGTTGGGTCCTCGGCAACGCAGGCACCCACGACCGGCTCGTGCGCGAGCTCGCCGTGGGCGCGAATGCCGCGGTCGTGTTCGTCGAGTACGACCGCTCGCCGGAGGCCCGCTACCCGCTCGCCATCGAGCAGGGCTACGCGGCCGCGCGTTGGATCACCGAGTTCGGCCGGTCCGAGGGACTGGACGCGTCGCGGCTCGCCATCGCGGGCGACTCGGTCGGCGGGAACATGAGCGCGGCCCTGACGATCATGGCGAAGCAGCGCGGCGACGTCACCTTCGTGCACCAGTCGCTGTACTACCCGGTCACCGACGCCGCGCAGGACACGGCGAGCTACCGGGAGTTCGCGGACGGCCCGTACCTGACCGCGAAGGGGATGGCCTGGTTCTGGGACGCCTACACGACCGACCCCGCCGAGCGGGCGGAGATCACCGCGTCACCGCTGCGGGCGAGCCTCGAGGAGCTCGCCGGTCTGCCCCCCGCGTTCGTAGTGGTGGACGAGAACGACGTCCTCCGCGACGAGGGTGAGGCATACGCCCGCCGCCTGACGCAGGCGGGCGTGCCGACGACGAGCGTCCGCTACAACGGCACGCTCCACGACTTCATGATGCTCAACCCCGTGCGCGGGACCCGCGCCGCGACGGCCGCCATCGAGCAGGCCATCCGCGTCCTGCGCGGGGCGCTCGGCACCGGCTGA
- a CDS encoding alpha/beta fold hydrolase, whose product MSAQNLTVLLVHGAFAESASWNPVISRLRAESVDVVAVANPLRSVSGDAAYLRDVIIGIGTPVVLVGHSYGGMVITEAAAGNDAVRALVYAAAFAPERGESALQLASRFPGSTLGEAIVPSPVAGGGNEFRIRPEVFHQQFVADGTPAEAELMAVTQRPVTEAALAEGLPADVPAWRQLPSWFVFGDQDRNIPAAALRFMADRAGSKGTREVAGASHAISVGAPDQVTTTILDAVGAAG is encoded by the coding sequence ATGTCCGCACAGAACCTCACCGTGCTCCTCGTCCACGGAGCCTTCGCCGAGTCCGCGAGCTGGAACCCGGTGATCTCCCGGCTCCGCGCGGAGTCGGTCGACGTCGTCGCGGTGGCCAACCCGCTGCGCAGCGTCTCCGGTGACGCCGCCTACCTGCGCGACGTCATCATCGGCATCGGCACGCCGGTCGTGCTCGTCGGTCACTCCTACGGCGGAATGGTGATCACCGAGGCGGCGGCGGGCAACGACGCCGTCAGGGCGCTCGTCTACGCCGCCGCGTTCGCCCCCGAGCGCGGTGAGAGCGCGCTCCAGCTGGCGAGCCGGTTCCCCGGCAGCACGCTCGGCGAGGCCATCGTGCCCTCCCCCGTCGCAGGCGGGGGCAACGAGTTCCGGATCCGGCCGGAGGTGTTCCACCAGCAGTTCGTCGCCGACGGGACACCGGCCGAGGCCGAGCTGATGGCGGTGACCCAACGCCCGGTCACCGAGGCGGCGCTGGCCGAAGGCCTGCCCGCGGACGTACCGGCGTGGCGGCAGCTGCCGTCGTGGTTCGTGTTCGGCGACCAGGACCGCAACATCCCCGCGGCGGCACTTCGGTTCATGGCCGATCGCGCGGGGTCGAAGGGCACCCGCGAGGTCGCGGGCGCATCGCACGCGATCAGCGTGGGCGCACCCGACCAGGTGACCACGACGATCCTCGACGCGGTCGGGGCGGCAGGGTGA
- a CDS encoding universal stress protein — protein MEEARERGLPVVVGIDGSPSALEAARWAAREAARRRTGMQLISAFGWLETRHLHSAGLGVRFRETLMARTREEVSAAAEAAAEAAPGVEISERVIDGFPVPLLLAASRRASLVVLGDRGLGGFTSLLVGSVAIGLAAGAACPVVVVRGERPSDAGPVVVGVDGSEISDTALGFAFEAAATREVPLVTVHAWTDTVFEAAVAPLLDWDAIEADEHRVLAERLAGWGGKYPDVEVRRVVVQDRPAHALIEQASADGAQLVVVGSHGRGSAAGLVLGSVSHAVLHHSPCPVAVVRSERSAAGR, from the coding sequence ATGGAGGAAGCGCGAGAGCGAGGGCTGCCGGTCGTCGTCGGCATCGACGGGTCGCCGTCTGCGCTCGAGGCCGCCCGCTGGGCGGCGCGCGAAGCCGCGCGTCGCCGGACCGGCATGCAGTTGATCAGCGCCTTCGGCTGGCTCGAGACGAGGCACCTCCACAGCGCAGGACTCGGTGTGCGCTTTCGCGAGACGCTGATGGCACGCACCCGGGAGGAGGTCTCGGCGGCCGCGGAGGCCGCCGCGGAGGCCGCTCCCGGCGTGGAGATCTCCGAGCGCGTCATCGACGGCTTCCCGGTGCCGCTGCTGCTCGCCGCGTCGCGCCGGGCGAGCCTGGTCGTCCTCGGTGATCGCGGGCTCGGCGGGTTCACGTCCCTGCTCGTCGGTTCGGTGGCGATCGGACTGGCCGCGGGGGCGGCGTGCCCGGTCGTGGTCGTTCGTGGTGAACGGCCGTCCGATGCCGGCCCGGTCGTGGTCGGCGTCGACGGCTCGGAGATCAGCGACACGGCGTTGGGCTTCGCCTTCGAGGCGGCAGCGACGCGTGAGGTGCCCCTGGTCACGGTGCACGCCTGGACCGACACCGTGTTCGAGGCCGCCGTGGCGCCGCTGCTGGACTGGGACGCCATCGAGGCGGACGAGCATCGCGTGCTCGCCGAGCGCTTGGCGGGCTGGGGCGGGAAGTACCCCGATGTCGAGGTGCGCCGGGTGGTCGTACAGGACCGGCCCGCGCACGCATTGATCGAGCAGGCGAGCGCCGATGGCGCCCAGCTCGTGGTCGTCGGCTCGCACGGGAGGGGCAGCGCGGCGGGCCTCGTGCTCGGGTCCGTCAGTCACGCGGTGCTGCACCACTCGCCGTG
- a CDS encoding alpha/beta fold hydrolase: MSAGDGQRLGPVQRVRAGVLDVAYHEDGPADGEAVLLLHGFPYDIHSYVDVAPALAAEGFRVIVPHLRGHGATRFLDPATPRSGQQAALGDDVVALMDVLEIPRAVLAGYDWGARAACVVAALWPERCTGLVSVNSYLIQDIAAAMTPIRPDLEAGFWYFYYFLTERGRAGLAADPRGIAEVIWRRNSPAWPFDDATLDRAAEAFTNPDYVDVVIHSYRHRLGYAPGAPAYTEIERRLAAQPVITVPAVTLDGLADGNFPATDGSPSAAHFTGPRLHLQVTGAGHNLPQEAPKDFADAVREVIHLRHAWSRDEHPERR, encoded by the coding sequence GTGAGCGCGGGGGACGGTCAGCGGCTCGGACCGGTGCAGCGCGTACGCGCCGGGGTGCTCGACGTGGCCTACCACGAGGATGGCCCTGCCGACGGGGAGGCCGTGCTCCTCCTGCACGGTTTCCCCTACGACATCCACAGCTACGTCGACGTCGCGCCCGCGCTCGCCGCCGAGGGTTTCCGCGTGATCGTCCCCCACCTCCGCGGGCACGGAGCCACCCGGTTCCTCGATCCCGCCACCCCACGAAGCGGCCAGCAGGCCGCGCTCGGTGACGACGTCGTGGCCCTCATGGACGTGCTCGAGATTCCCCGTGCCGTCCTCGCGGGTTACGACTGGGGAGCCCGCGCGGCCTGCGTGGTAGCCGCCCTCTGGCCCGAGCGCTGCACCGGGCTCGTGTCGGTCAACAGTTACCTGATCCAGGACATCGCCGCGGCGATGACACCGATCCGGCCCGACCTGGAAGCCGGGTTCTGGTACTTCTACTACTTCCTCACCGAACGCGGCAGGGCCGGGCTCGCCGCCGATCCCCGTGGCATCGCCGAGGTGATCTGGCGACGCAACTCGCCCGCGTGGCCGTTCGACGACGCCACGCTCGACCGGGCTGCCGAGGCATTCACCAACCCCGACTACGTCGACGTGGTCATCCACTCCTACCGCCACCGCCTCGGATACGCCCCCGGCGCCCCGGCCTACACCGAGATCGAACGACGACTGGCCGCCCAGCCGGTGATCACCGTCCCGGCCGTCACGTTGGACGGCCTCGCCGACGGGAACTTCCCGGCCACCGACGGCAGCCCGTCCGCTGCACATTTCACCGGCCCTCGACTGCACCTCCAGGTCACCGGAGCTGGGCACAACCTGCCTCAGGAAGCCCCGAAGGACTTCGCCGACGCCGTCCGAGAGGTGATCCACCTACGTCACGCATGGAGCAGAGATGAGCACCCCGAACGGCGATGA